ccttccttttataggcgtaaggagaggatccaggtgtacaatgggggtgtagcagagtgctacgtgtctagcgggggagagctaacgccctaagtacatgccaatgtggcagccggagagatcttgacacccagctggtgtgatgtcgtggctgtcggaggagcaacggagcctggcggagggacagctgtcggagcggttgagtccttgctgacgtcctcctacttccataagagagctgagagtcaccgtcgtcacagggcttgcggggcgccatcattgcctatctggtggagctagccagatgggacaccggtcttgttctctgcggcccgagtcggctcggggtagggtgatgatggcgcttcctgttgacgtggctgacctgcgccctaggtcgggcgacgtggaggctcctccaaagccgaggtcgagtctgtcttccatggccgaggccgagcccgagcccctgggtcgggcgaggcggaggtcgttcggcagaagccagggcggagtccgagccctggggtcgggcgaagcggagttcgtcgtcttctggggttgagcccgagtccgagccctgggtcgggcgaagcggagttcgccgtcttccggggcctagcccgagtccgagccctgggtcgggcggagcggagttcgccgtcttccggggcctagcccgagtctgagccctgggtcgggcggagcggagtttgccgtcttccggggcttagcccgagtctgagccctgggtcgggcggagcggagttcgccgtcttccggggcttagcccgagtccgagccctgggtcgggcggagcggagttcgccgtcttccggggcttagcccgagtccgagccctgggtcgggcggagcggagttcgccgtctttcggggcttagcccgagtccgagccctgggtcgggcggagcggagttcgccatcttccggggcttagcccgagtccgagccctgggtcgggcggagcggagtttcctatggtgcctttggcagggcctgactgcctgtcagtctcactctgtcaagtggcactgcagtcggagtggcgcaggcggcgctgtccttctgtcagaccggtcagtggagcggcgaagtgacggcggtcacttcggctctgccggggggcgcgcgtcaggataaaggtgtcaggccacctttgcgttaaatgctcctgcgactcggtcggtcggcgcggcgatttagtcagggttgcttcttagcgaaggcaaggcctcgggcgagccggagacgtgtccgccgttggaggggggcctcgggcgagacggaaatccctcggggtcggctgcccttgtccgaggctaggctcgggcgaggcgtgatcgagtcgctcgtatagactgatccctgacttaatcgcacccatcaggcctctgcagctttatgctgatgggggttaccagctgagaattaggcgtcttgagggtacccctaattatggtccccgacaccgctCCATGAGGGAAGACCCCCTGCCAGATGTAGATCCAAAATGATAAGTTCTACGTGGTAAGTAATTGGTGGTATATGACTTAAATCCTTTACACAGTTTTAAATATGAAAACTTTCTGTTCTCTAGGCTCTTGGTTTCTGTTTTCTGATGTGATATTATGGTGAAGGGTGACAACTAAAATCATCTTAGTGATGATAGactatctgaatgctctttttgcTCACGCTTGCTTCTACAGAATCAGACTATATGTTTAGATGCTTGTTTCATATATGTTGACATTTATTCAATAGTGAATTTCATGTATTTTGCTGTTAATGTGAATGAAATTGAGGCTCTGTATGAGTTGTTCAAGAACATTCACAGTGCCGTAGTTGATGACGGCTTGATTAACAAGGTTTGTACGCTCTACTAATTTCTTTCAGTGTGAAGTAGCAGTGGACTACTCCCCCGTTGCAAATTACAAGTCGTTTAGGACAGCGACACAGTCTCCAAAATATAGCTTTGGCCAATGTATTTTCATTAAAATACACATgaactcttaatacatttatacttttGTAAAAGTACTTTTAAAGATAAATCTATAAATATGACTATTGGATTTTAAAACTAAATGACAAAATAGTGATTTGCAGTCAaagttttataagtttgacttaaaCCTTGTCCAAAACGACTTCTAATTCGAAACTGGAGGGAGTATATGTTTAGATGTTGTTTCATATATGTTGACGTTTATTCACCAGTGAATTTCATGTCTTTTGCAGTTAATGTGAATGAAATCAACACTATGTATGAGCTGTTCAAGAACATTCGCGGTTTTGAATCATGTTACCTTAAGAATGCTAATATAATTATAATGAAGGCTGAGATTTGTTGGATGTATTTCTTTTGTATGCTCCAACTAACTTTACAAAATGGATGATTATTTTAAAGAGATCTAATGCATCTTTTTATTTAAATTATGGACCAGCAACAACGCCTTTCACAATGCTTCGATAAGCTGATAACGGATGTCCACAGGAACTTGGAACCTAAGAATCGTGATAGATTCACTCAAAACCTGATATCTTGCATGATGTAAATACTCCAGTTGCCttctttttaggaaccaccattcTGTGGGTTGCGAAAAGAATAGAGTGTCCTTAGGTTTGCCATGGATTGGCTGAAGATGGTATTGCTGATGCATGTGCTGGTGAAAGCAGCTGTAAATTTCGTAACATGCCATTTTAATGTAAATTTCATAGCATTTCATAGTGATCTCTTTCCCCGATGACCGACACCCTCACCTCTCTCTTGCTCTATAAATTGAAGTGAATATCACTAAAAAGATTAGTAGTTGTCGATATATTTGTCTATCCTTAAACATTCTCTCTGCTCTATAAATAGCAGTGAATATCACTAAAAAAGATTAGCAGTTGTTGATATATTTGTCTATCATTAAACATTCTATATTGATTCTTTAGGCATCAGTTCAATATATTTGGATCGACGTATTTATATCTCCAATATAATATTAGTTTTACAGTGATATTTTGtcacacatattttgtatattaTAATGATGTTTATCGTTTTGTATCTATGTTTGATACTAAATTTTTATTCTCGTGACATCGCATAGGCACATacctatactactctattaagagtcTAGCATCAACGTCAACACCCTACCCCGTGCTCGCGCACCCACCCTCTACGATCGCACGTCACTGTGAACCCCACGCCCCACACCCCCTCCCTAGCGTAGGTCCGCGACCGCCGCATCCCCCGTCCTCCTCGACAAATGCCACCACTGCCTTCTTCTTCCTCACCAGTGCCACCCTCATCATCGCCTTCGCCAGGCTCTCCTACACCAACATTGAACCCCAGTGTGCCAAGGCCACCGATAGGCGACACGTGCTCGAGGCCTTCATCAACCACAAGCTCGGAGGAGGAGGGTCCGCCAACGCCTCCTCTCCACAGCATCAAGAGCAGGATCTATCCCGAAGCACCTAGGGTTGTGGCTTCCGGTTCTTGTCCTGATTTGTTGCTTCGATCCACCAGCTCTTCCTCCTCTCACCCACTCATTTTCAGTATAAACTGGAGTAGCACTTTAGTACCAGTGCCTTGCTTTTACTAAAAAATGGGATAAGTTATTGGATACTCCTCTACTATGTGGGCTTGTATTGATATTCCATTTTGATTTttgtttgtttatttatttaccAGGTCATTGTGCTTGTTGTATATCTATGTTGCATGTGCTGCTACTCCATTGAACATATAGATGTACTACGGCCACCCCGGGTAGGAGACATAGTCACGACTtgtccgaggccaacctcgggtggGAGATGAGCcacaactcgcccgaggccaaccctggACGGGAGACGCAACCACGACTCGCCTAAGCCAACCCCGAGTGGGAGATACAGTAACAACTTGCCCGAGGCCAACCTtgggcgggagacgcagtcacaaCTCGTCCGAGGCCAATCTTGGACGGGAGatccagtcacgactcgcccgaggccgacCCCGGGCGGGAAACGCAGTCACaactcgcccgagcccgaccctGGGCGGGTgacacagtcacgactcgcccgaggccaatggTAGCAGTACATGGAGTTGTTTTACGATATTGATAATGGTTGCCACACAGATTTTacatatcatagtgatgtttgttGCTCAATATCATTTTTTActcccgtcgcaacgcacgggcacatgccatacaagaggttCGCGGAAGCGATTATCATGGCCTCAAAGAAATATAAGATTGCCTACAACAAGAAACGTTCTGGAGAGGCAGAGGATATTTTTAAGTGTGAACATACAATTCGAActggtgttccaattgacttaaGAGGGTATTTTCTTCGTACCACCTTCAATTTTTTCTATGATAATCATTATATATAACATAGTTGGCCAAACATTGTTCTACAGGCTTAATACCAGCTACCTTGTTCTACAAGCTATGATCATGTGGTGGGGGGATGACACACGAATGAAATTTATTAGGGTGAGTGTAGTACGTTCGTTTAATGTTCGAACATACATTTTGGTTACATAATACAAATTTGACGTTTTGTTCTCTGCTGTCTTTGTGTGTAGGATGTAAAGATTCTTCGAATGAACTTTGTGATTGATCTGTTAAGTTATGAGGACAATTCGTGTTGATATGtcatccctgcaaacatacaacaaCGACTTATTGATATCGCTAAAAAGGACTAGATTAGTGTATggttgtcgacatatttgtctattattacaaaattctaaattgactctttagaaataatttgtgtGATATTAATAATGTTTACCACACGGATTTTACATATCATAGTGATATTTTTGTTCCGTTTATATATTTCATACAAAAATTTTTACTCacgtcgcaacgcacggacactcacCTTTGTATTCACGTCGCACATCGCCAGAGCTCTAAGTCCATTGGAACCTCACACTCACCTTTGTATTCACGTCGCACATCGCCAGAGCTCTAAGTCCATTGGAACCTCGCAATTTATGTTCCGTGCGAATCTGATTAATTATATCATCAAATGCGTAAAATCATTGGCACATTTGATATATCAACTATGGCTCAAATCCAATGCCTAGTATCATCAATTGCTTAAAATCATTGTCATGTTTGATATAGCAATTGTTGCTCAAAACCAATGCACATCAACTATTTCACATCAATGTCATGTTTGTAGGTTTTAAATGTATGAATCTATATATAAAACATTCATACAATTAGTATACATATAATTGACTAATTGTTAGTCACGATTTAAGATGTTTGGCCGCTCAATCCTGATACGCTTACAAAAAGAATCACAACTATAAGGGATTATTATTTTGTCCATTCAGAGAGGTTTAGCCATCACATGAAAACATATTTCCAAATATCTCTCCAAACTATTGTATCTACTATCTTAATTTAGTGTCACGATTGAAGATAGTCCAATGAAACATCGCAGTTCAGTTTCAGGTCTATAAACAGCAAACATCACAACGACAACCATCCCTGCAAAATTATTAATACACGAACAAATCCGTCCAAAAatgctagcaagtaaatcataaaTTATCCACCCAACTGGTAACAAAACGGAGAGGCTTATCATTCTAACTACGGCACTCACTGATCACTCCAATGACATAGCATAACTTCCAAAGTTCTATTGAATGGACCTACAAATGTATATGATCAAGCAGTCTTGGGCTTGGGCTTAAGTCTCTTCAATTGCGAGTATAGGAAAACTCCAGCAAGAGCGATCCCGGTACCTGCACGAATTTAATGTTTCAATTTCGTGAGAGTGAACATGATAAAATGATTGATTTAGTTGagggtagtcaaaggaaaagatgCAGACCAAGAGAGTTGATGGGAGAAACAGGGGTCCTGAAGAACAGAACAGAGGTCACAATGACCACCACACGCTTGACGCAATTGCCCACTGAATGTGTGACTGGGGATACCCTGGCGAGGATCATGTATGATACCTTCAACAAATTTAAAACAATAAGATCAGTAGGCGAACTATGAATTGTTTGAAATGGAACTTGTACAGGCATACATAGTAATCTGAACCAACATTAATGATGTAATCAATGAATAGATAAATACACCAATATTAGCAAGATGGATCACCACCTGTTGGTATGCATGGAAGCAGAATGCAGCAATCAATGACCTTGTGTATACCTGTTTCAAGTTCAAACCCTGCACAAGAAATAATAATATTCATAGATATAGAATTATGCTCAAGCTAGTCTGTAAGTTATCATGAATAAATAAGCAGCAGGATACTCACAGCAGACTGCAACACTGCTGGACTAACTTTAACACCTTCTGTAAGTAAGGTTACTGGGGCCAACAGGAAGAATGACATGACTGTAATGATCGAGAATAGGTTAATGTTGTCGAGAGATTCCTGGTCACAAGGGATGGAAAGAAAGAGGGTTAGGCATACAATCAACATAGAAGGCATATACGAACATACCTATTAAAAACTGGGACTAAACAGATCAATTAGCTGATTGCTTTCATTACCCAAGAAAATTTAATAGTAATTCAGTTACCTCTTTCTTCACCATAAGTTTCTTGCTTAGCACATTCCTTGACTGGAAGGTTACATTTGAAGCCATTGCACTCCAAAATCCAGCCCTGTGTTGAAAATTTCGAAGCTACACATGAGTGTAAAATGGGTAACaagccattgcttttaacttcataTTGGTGTAAGCGCGCACACACACATAGAAACAATAGCACTGGAACAATTGTATAACTAAATTTTGACGTATGGAGATGAATGAAGCAATGGAacaaaagacaaaaaaaaagtAATAGAAAAAGACAAATGTAATTTGCACAACAAGCATCCTTGCTTGTATTCAATCTAAGGTGCCTGTATTGTATACCAGTTAAAGGAGGCCTCAGTAAGGGATGCCAAAGCTACACCACCAACAATCGGAAGAAGAGACAACACAACCCATGGCGTAGGCAACTGCAAAATCACTCATTTGTCATAGGAAAGCAAGAAAGATTTTATCATATCGCAGAGAGTTGTGTAGTTACTATTAGGCTTCAGAGTTGAACAGAAACTTACCTCCCCAAGGAAAATTGCTGAAAGGAGAACTGAGAAGAAAGGTTCCATGGCCTTTATAGTATGTGTAAATGACACTGCAACCTTTCCAAGGCTCATGTTTGTGAAAAGATTGCCCATGGTATGGACAATAGCTAGAGGAAGGATAGCGAAAAGCTGGGAAACAAGAACAGCACCAACATTAATTTTGATGCACTGTGTTTATACTGAAAGTTTGCCCAGCAAAACTAAATATTCACCTGGGCACCCGAAATCTTTGGCCTTTTATGGATACCAGTGATCCACATGAACAAAGCAATGGCACTTCCAACAGCAAACTGCACCGTTGTGATGTTTATAGGGTATGGCAAAACCTTCAGAACCTGTAGAGCATAAGTACAGCTTAGAAAGTTGTATGATTTACTGGTAATTGTTGTTGATCATCAAGTATTCCTCAGAAAACTAACTAAAAGGTGACATGATCTACATTAATGAATAAAGAAAGACTACAATCACCAATACAACACTTAAATTTCTCTAAGGCTAGTTGCAAAAGGGCATTTGTCAGTAATATATTGCCTTGACATAGCCACCAGAAAACATAAGGGCTATCTAGGTGGGATGTCAAAACAATGCAAATATAGAAGCAAGATTGTCTTGTGCATACAGCCTGTTAAACACTTAAAACCCTTAAAACTATGGAGATATGGTTGTCTAAAAAATTAGCCTCAGATATGGAACACCTATGAAAGTATGTATCATGACTTAAAGTTGAAAACACATCAACATGGGTGATGTCTGCAGTGCATATACAGATCCTTAAAAAGATGGATGCCCTGTAAAGCTTTAAAAAAGTAGCATATACTTGGTATCTACAGATATACGAAACAAGCATCAGCTTTATCATAATCGTTATTTAGTAGTTATTTAGTAAATATTAAAACTACAATGTAGATACTACCTAGACTTGGTTGTATCTTACAAAGTTAAGCAAAAAATTGTCTAGAAATGTGTGGTATGAGGCAGATCTAAAATGGAGAAAAAGAAACAAAGGCAAAAGTTTTTTTCTGTGTAGCATGCGGAGCTTGTATCAGTTATATATATAGATCATGATGGGTTCGAGCGAATATTTTTGCAGTCACGCAGAAAGTGAGATGGCCTTTATTTAGTTTTAATAGATTACGAGGATAAAAACAAATATCTGTTATAACTGATTCATAAATTTCTCAAGAGAAAAGGCCACGGCCAACTGGCTCTTCACTTAACCTAACGGAAGTGTCCAGACTCCAGATGGAAGATGCTCCAGCAAGACAGTTTCAACATAGAAGGACAAAAAAAAAGGTATGTGTTGACACAATCACTCCGCCTCATAGAAAGaaatttttgaaaaaaaaaatacATGAACAATTGAAGGACAGCTTCTAACAAGGACATGCATGAAAGGTGAAAAGTTTGTCTTTGACTCGGATTTGAGTAAGGAAATTGCATACTAATAGAAGGATCTGTCCTTTGCACGCATGCACAACACCGAAATAATCATTAggagcacttgattcaccaatttGCACACTTGGCTCTAGTGGATCAGAACCGAATCACTAGTGCCCGCgcatcacacacacacacaacagAGGGACAGGGAGAGACATCAGTGTTTTTTTCCCGTCAGTCAGCTCACCTGCTTGTTGTAGATGTTGAAGTAGATGTTGAAGAGGTACCAGAGCCCGAAAAGCGCCCCCAGCTGCAGCGTCTTGGCGAGCCCTCCCCCAGCTTCCTCTCCGGCCGACGCCGCCGCGTGCATACTGGCCCTGCATCTCCGGTTCTCCTTCTCCTCCAGCGGCGAGGCCGGCACGAGACCGGGGCGGGCGGAGAGGCGGATGCCGCGGGGCGTGATGAGCGGCTGGGTGCCGCCGCTGCACGCGCCGGCGCCGCGGCGTGGGCTAGTGTAGGCGGCGAGCGGCCGCGCGGCACatggccgtaggagcccgatggCAGCCGCGCTCTGCATTGCCCGTCTCGGGGAGCCGCGGCCTCGCCACCGAAGAGTGGATGGTGCTCTGGAAGAGGCGCGCGGAGGGCTCGAGGCGGCGGAGATCACGAGGTTTCCACCGGCTCGGCGAGGCCTGGCGCTGGCGAGATTTGGAGTTAGGTAGGGGCTTTATGCAGCGACGAGGCCGCCGCGCTGAGCTTGTGGGGCCGTTTGGCAGTGGGCGGATGGATCCGACGTGGGCTTGGGCCGTGTCGCCGCGACATGGAGCGCAACGAACAGCTGTCGTTGCCAAACAAGCCGTGCGAGCCCCACCGGTCGGCGTCGGATTCACCTCCGTGTGATCCGTCCAGTTCCAGCCTCCAGCAGTGGCTAGCTTTTTGTTGCCTGCTGCGGCGGGTGGTGGACCGGAGCGCGTACGATGCGACGGTCTCGAGGAAAGGAGGGAGTCGAGGGCCCCGCAACGGAGACCAGGCCCATGCCAGCTCTAATGGCTTAAACTGGCGCTCAAATTAAAATATGAAAAAACTACTCAACAATGTTTTATTTTATAAAATTTAGTTAAAAAATTATATTGCACCCTCTCAAATATCTCAAATATACTACAACATAATAGGCTACCTTATAATCTATATTTAAAATTTTACTGTTATAGAAAAAATATTTTATTAGTATTTTAAATCCTACAAAATATACTTGTTTTTAAATTATAGAATATTTTATAAGTCTCatggttggagatgctctaatctCACCCTGCATCACATATGGGGAGAAAGAGCTCCAACACCTCCCCACATCACATATAGGGGAGAGAAGAAACTTCCTCATATATGAGACGGGCTAGACCATCTCCAGCAAATCTTCTATTTCATCCTCTATTTCAAACTTTACTCTGTCAATAGTGTCAGACAATATTATCGATAGTTTAGTATTCCCTATTTTACACTAGAGACAGTCTTATAATCTCTCTCCCACACTTTAATTACTTTATTTCTTTATGATATTAGGCAACGACTGTTATGCAAGCAGTACTTCTGTGCAAGTGTGCAAGCAAATCATCTGATCCATTAGATTACGATCCAACCACAGATACAACCATGATTTGTTAGggttttttataaagattattgagctagaggtggaagggtttaagtgttaaatgtaaCCTATGGTTGGATCACGATCTAATGGATCAGATAGCTTActtgcacgcttgcacagaaGAACTGCTTGCATAGCAGTAGTTGCCATGATATTAATCTCTTTGAAGTA
This portion of the Zea mays cultivar B73 chromosome 2, Zm-B73-REFERENCE-NAM-5.0, whole genome shotgun sequence genome encodes:
- the LOC100037776 gene encoding plastid phosphate/phosphoenolpyruvate translocator 1 (The RefSeq protein has 3 substitutions compared to this genomic sequence) translates to MQSAAAIGLLRPCAARPLAAYTSPRRGAGACSGGTQPIITPRGIRLSARPGLVPASPLEEKENRRCRASMHTAASAGEEAGGGLAKTLQLGALFGLWYLFNIYFNIYNKQVLKVLPYPINITTVQFAVGSAIALFMWITGIHKRPKISGAQLFAILPLAIVHTMGNLFTNMSLGKVAVSFTHTIKAMEPFFSVLLSAIFLGELPTPWVVLSLLPIVGGVALASLTEASFNWAGFWSAMASNVTFQSRNVLSKKLMVKKEESLDNINLFSIITVMSFFLLAPVTLLTEGVKVSPAVLQSAGLNLKQVYTRSLIAACCFHAYQQVSYMILARVSPVTHSVGNCVKRVVVIVTSVLFFRTPVSPINSLGTGIALAGVFLYSQLKRLKPKPKTA